The Pseudofrankia inefficax genome window below encodes:
- a CDS encoding ABC transporter permease, with product MKTDVDGEPSSVTPHERTASGQSSASAPGPRGWRVVAEQEFIDLWATGRGPVLVFAFSVLLSVITYLAGTNQALNFLEQREAVNLTLQLAVAVGTLVTMVVSADAISGERERGTLENLLLAPVSRRTVAVGKFLAALSLWLASCVVSIPYIWVLGRGSSIVWRALLLDLAVGTLLAAALAALALLVSALSQSNKVSLSVSLFLLLSLFAPTQLPAGATRGWFGTYLDRLNPIAAGTHYMTALLVNGHGWARDLSYLASPLVTIVLAGGALLVAGPRIISLHAGTSRG from the coding sequence ATGAAAACCGATGTTGACGGCGAGCCGTCGAGCGTGACGCCCCACGAGCGGACCGCATCCGGCCAGAGCTCCGCGTCGGCTCCCGGTCCGCGTGGCTGGCGCGTCGTCGCCGAACAGGAGTTCATCGATCTGTGGGCGACGGGCCGCGGCCCGGTCCTCGTCTTCGCCTTCAGTGTGCTGCTGAGCGTCATCACCTACCTGGCCGGAACCAACCAGGCCCTCAACTTCCTCGAACAACGCGAAGCGGTGAACCTGACTCTCCAGCTGGCCGTCGCGGTCGGCACCCTGGTGACGATGGTGGTGAGCGCCGACGCGATCAGCGGAGAACGCGAACGGGGAACGCTGGAGAACCTTCTTCTCGCTCCCGTCTCCCGTCGCACCGTCGCGGTGGGTAAATTTCTGGCGGCTCTGTCGCTGTGGCTCGCCTCATGCGTGGTGAGCATTCCTTACATCTGGGTACTCGGTCGAGGCTCGTCGATCGTCTGGCGCGCGCTTCTGCTCGACCTCGCCGTCGGAACGCTGCTCGCCGCCGCGCTCGCCGCACTCGCCCTCCTCGTCAGCGCCCTGTCCCAGTCGAACAAGGTCAGCCTTTCGGTCAGCCTCTTTCTGCTCCTCTCGCTTTTCGCGCCGACGCAGCTACCCGCGGGAGCCACCCGCGGCTGGTTCGGGACCTACCTGGACCGGCTCAATCCCATCGCGGCCGGAACCCACTACATGACGGCTCTCCTCGTCAACGGGCACGGCTGGGCTCGCGACCTCTCCTATCTCGCGTCGCCGCTGGTCACCATCGTCCTGGCGGGCGGTGCCCTGCTGGTCGCCGGGCCCCGCATCATCAGCCTTCACGCAGGAACGAGCAGAGGATGA
- a CDS encoding ABC transporter ATP-binding protein, whose translation MSAAALEAVELARSYGARTALAGLTFSVDSGEILGLLGPNGAGKTTTIRLLTTMLRPSSGTFSVAGVPSTRPVDIRRVVGALPESAGYPEHMTGLEYLRYHGRLFGLSRGDASRTSERLLNEVGLAERGLSRIATYSRGMRQRLGIARALVNNPAVVFLDEPTLGLDPAGQRQVLGIVRDIAQRRGATVVLSTHTLPDVEEVCTKVLILARGRVLSAGTVDEVTRVAAAPGTALLRVPTDGIHRAMGALTAVPHLTVEATEGHPDVLRLSLRERPDDHPDSASTALNAALRAVLLADVPVRSFEIEGSRLSDAFLSMTRRSER comes from the coding sequence ATGAGCGCCGCCGCGCTGGAAGCGGTGGAGCTCGCCCGGTCCTACGGCGCTCGCACGGCCCTGGCCGGCCTCACCTTCAGCGTGGATTCCGGGGAGATCCTCGGCCTGCTCGGGCCGAACGGCGCGGGCAAGACCACTACCATCCGGCTGCTGACGACGATGCTCAGGCCATCGAGCGGGACGTTCTCGGTCGCCGGGGTGCCGTCGACGAGGCCGGTCGATATCCGCCGTGTGGTCGGCGCCCTCCCAGAAAGCGCCGGCTACCCCGAGCACATGACGGGCCTGGAGTACCTGCGTTACCACGGGCGGCTGTTCGGGCTGTCCCGTGGGGACGCGTCTCGGACCAGCGAGCGGCTGCTGAACGAGGTCGGCCTGGCGGAACGCGGGCTGTCCCGGATAGCGACGTACAGCCGGGGCATGCGTCAGCGTCTCGGAATCGCGCGCGCACTGGTGAACAACCCCGCGGTCGTCTTTCTCGACGAACCGACCCTGGGCCTCGATCCGGCCGGACAACGCCAGGTGCTCGGTATCGTCCGCGACATCGCCCAGCGCCGCGGCGCGACGGTCGTCCTCAGCACCCATACCCTCCCGGACGTCGAGGAGGTCTGCACGAAGGTGTTGATCCTCGCGCGCGGCCGGGTGCTGAGCGCCGGCACCGTCGACGAGGTGACCAGAGTTGCCGCCGCGCCAGGGACCGCGCTGCTACGCGTGCCCACCGACGGGATCCATCGAGCCATGGGCGCTCTGACCGCGGTGCCCCACCTGACGGTGGAGGCCACCGAGGGACATCCCGACGTCCTGCGGCTATCCCTGCGGGAACGACCGGATGATCACCCGGATTCGGCCAGCACCGCGCTGAACGCGGCGTTGCGGGCCGTGCTGCTGGCGGACGTGCCGGTTCGTTCGTTCGAGATCGAAGGCAGCCGGCTCAGCGACGCCTTTCTGAGCATGACCCGACGGAGCGAGCGATGA